One genomic window of Sphingomonas sp. C3-2 includes the following:
- a CDS encoding GNAT family N-acetyltransferase: MPVADIVPLARIPVQDVEKLLDTAFGTDRFGRTAYRLRKGTRPIPELSFATIDETGALIGTIQCWPVKLVDDAGNQTPMVMLGPVAVEPALQQGGIGRAMMRATLDAWEKLNLPTLMMIGDPEYYGRFFDFTAEDTGAWVIDGPVERRRLLARAHPGVTIPHSGEILPRTD, from the coding sequence ATGCCTGTGGCAGACATTGTGCCGCTGGCGCGCATCCCCGTACAGGATGTGGAAAAATTGCTCGACACCGCGTTCGGGACGGACCGTTTCGGCCGAACCGCCTATCGGCTGCGCAAGGGCACCCGCCCCATTCCCGAACTGAGCTTTGCGACGATCGACGAGACCGGCGCGCTGATCGGCACGATCCAGTGCTGGCCGGTCAAGCTGGTGGACGATGCGGGCAACCAAACGCCGATGGTGATGCTCGGCCCCGTCGCGGTCGAACCCGCGCTGCAACAGGGCGGCATCGGCCGCGCGATGATGCGCGCGACGCTCGACGCCTGGGAGAAACTGAATCTGCCCACGCTGATGATGATCGGCGACCCGGAATATTATGGCCGCTTCTTCGACTTCACCGCCGAGGATACGGGGGCGTGGGTGATCGACGGGCCGGTGGAGCGCCGCCGCCTGCTGGCACGCGCGCATCCGGGCGTAACCATTCCGCATAGTGGCGAAATCCTGCCGCGCACCGACTGA
- a CDS encoding dihydroneopterin aldolase, which translates to MEDRLQLQVLDLEVPVLTGIYSEETHLPQPLRISVRVDLDCSPRFDPDTPLAASKNYMDLKHAMSSFPEGLHFTLVEAVADHICETLFLQDKRVQKVQVDIIKVAIAEADESIGISLTRHRR; encoded by the coding sequence ATGGAAGACAGGTTGCAGCTGCAGGTTCTGGATCTGGAAGTGCCCGTGTTGACGGGCATTTATTCGGAGGAGACGCATCTTCCTCAACCGCTGCGCATTTCGGTGCGCGTCGATCTCGATTGTTCGCCGCGTTTCGATCCCGATACGCCGCTGGCGGCGTCGAAGAACTATATGGATCTGAAGCACGCCATGTCGTCCTTCCCCGAAGGGCTGCATTTCACGCTGGTCGAGGCGGTTGCCGACCATATCTGCGAAACGCTCTTCCTGCAGGACAAGCGCGTGCAGAAGGTACAGGTCGATATCATCAAGGTCGCAATTGCCGAGGCCGATGAATCGATCGGCATTTCGCTGACGAGGCATCGCCGGTGA